From Bacteroidota bacterium, one genomic window encodes:
- a CDS encoding tail fiber domain-containing protein has translation MGMPCSTGPCAVCPSCQTCDPIAKLQVVQSAGIKGSIGEKILNTDGDAIGLLVNTSDAPYAIVVPPDGYESSAPTIHHKVFFGMNIPAPLSISGTNSPQAVMYVGNAGDGTSIVVGGNSYISDSSLKANVLQIPNALNAIRNIKGVTFDWTTTGRHDIGFVAQDLERQIPLVVNYDSLLKVKTADYPRVLPVAVEAIKQLDSAVTKAASVPGAPVLISPADGAVGSFNGGGALPGNQQQISQQPALVWHSVSAGIILYRAQIAKNNSFDTLVFDQSTSDTTISFSLCDSVSTTYYWRVNAKNNAGTGAWSNVFSFTDTAKCLSVSPIRAANATGFYSSSDSRMKTNVAPLTSALDKVNALSGISYNWIQTPGYVFDSAQQIGFIADSVQKIVPQVVHTDKNGYLTLDYGRLVPVLVQAIKEQQATITSQQSAIGNLQTAVSNCCSSNAKTTGNTTLPSSDADLASASAMLWQNFPNPFGEGTVIRYFVPEKTASAALVFTDEFGNEVKTVTLPYKGIKAELNLSTSNLAAGIYSYSLVVDGKIADSKKMLKSK, from the coding sequence ATGGGTATGCCATGCAGCACGGGACCTTGCGCTGTTTGCCCTTCCTGCCAGACTTGCGACCCCATTGCAAAATTGCAGGTGGTTCAGAGTGCAGGCATAAAAGGTTCAATAGGCGAGAAAATATTAAATACAGATGGAGATGCAATCGGATTGCTTGTGAATACCTCCGATGCTCCCTATGCAATTGTGGTTCCGCCCGATGGGTATGAATCATCTGCCCCAACTATTCATCACAAAGTATTTTTTGGAATGAATATACCGGCTCCTCTGTCAATTTCCGGCACAAATTCTCCACAGGCAGTAATGTACGTTGGCAATGCGGGCGATGGCACAAGCATTGTAGTTGGAGGGAATTCATATATCTCTGATAGTTCTCTCAAAGCAAATGTTCTGCAAATTCCAAATGCTTTAAATGCAATTCGCAATATAAAAGGAGTAACATTTGACTGGACAACTACCGGAAGACATGACATAGGTTTTGTTGCACAGGATTTAGAAAGACAAATTCCACTTGTAGTTAACTATGATTCTCTTTTAAAAGTTAAAACAGCCGATTATCCCAGAGTTCTTCCCGTTGCCGTAGAAGCCATCAAGCAATTAGACAGCGCGGTAACAAAAGCAGCGAGCGTTCCCGGTGCGCCCGTTTTAATTTCCCCTGCCGATGGTGCGGTGGGAAGTTTCAACGGAGGAGGAGCATTGCCAGGAAATCAACAGCAAATATCTCAGCAACCGGCACTCGTCTGGCATTCGGTATCGGCAGGAATTATTTTGTATCGCGCTCAGATTGCAAAAAATAATTCGTTCGATACATTGGTGTTTGACCAGAGCACATCCGATACAACTATTTCTTTTTCTCTGTGCGATTCCGTATCCACCACTTACTACTGGCGCGTGAATGCAAAAAACAATGCCGGCACAGGCGCATGGAGCAATGTGTTTTCGTTTACCGATACGGCAAAATGCCTTTCGGTTTCTCCCATCCGCGCTGCCAATGCCACCGGATTTTATTCTTCTTCCGACAGCCGCATGAAAACAAATGTTGCTCCTTTAACTTCCGCGCTCGACAAAGTGAACGCGCTCAGCGGAATTTCTTATAACTGGATTCAAACGCCCGGTTATGTTTTTGACAGCGCGCAGCAAATCGGTTTCATTGCCGACAGCGTTCAGAAAATAGTTCCGCAAGTAGTGCACACGGATAAAAACGGTTACCTCACGTTGGATTATGGAAGATTGGTTCCCGTGCTGGTGCAGGCAATCAAAGAGCAGCAGGCAACAATCACAAGTCAGCAGTCGGCAATCGGCAATCTGCAAACGGCAGTCAGCAATTGTTGTTCTTCAAATGCAAAAACCACAGGCAATACTACTCTTCCATCAAGCGATGCCGACCTTGCTTCCGCTTCGGCAATGCTCTGGCAGAATTTCCCCAACCCCTTTGGCGAGGGAACAGTAATCCGTTATTTTGTTCCTGAAAAAACCGCCAGCGCAGCGCTCGTTTTCACCGATGAATTCGGCAATGAAGTGAAAACCGTTACGCTTCCTTATAAAGGAATAAAAGCGGAACTGAATCTTTCCA